From Bacillus sp. Bos-x628, the proteins below share one genomic window:
- a CDS encoding MerR family transcriptional regulator, with product MSTFTRGKLSKMSGVHIETIRFYENEGVLPEPKQAHNGYRLYDQKYVLMLSFITEARKLDFSLKEIREILILLFEKQKLNSYLNKK from the coding sequence ATGAGTACGTTTACTAGAGGGAAGTTGTCGAAAATGTCTGGTGTACATATTGAAACCATTCGTTTTTACGAAAATGAAGGAGTCCTTCCCGAGCCAAAACAAGCGCATAATGGCTATCGTTTATATGATCAAAAATACGTTCTCATGCTATCCTTTATCACTGAAGCGAGAAAGCTAGATTTCTCATTAAAAGAAATTCGAGAAATTCTCATTTTACTGTTTGAAAAACAGAAGCTGAACAGCTACTTGAACAAAAAGTAG
- a CDS encoding sugar-binding transcriptional regulator, translating into MDREKQQLSIEAARLYYLSDYSQQEIAKQLDLSRPTVSRLLRYAKEKGYVQITVMDPFEDLNELSSLLKEKYDLLEAHVVFSPKDDDPTITDYLSQFGADYLQQTVKDGDIVGVSWGTTMYQMAQKMQPKQVKGVEVVQLKGGVSHSHVNTYSAETIQLFAKAFQTTPRYLPLPVIFDSAVVKEMVEKDRHIQRIIEMGKQANIAVFTVGTVRDEALLFRLGYFREEEKALLKQSSVGDICSRFYDQDGHICSDAINNRTIGVELHDLRTKERSILVAGGHRKVASIHGALRGKYANILIIDQHTARALLHVTK; encoded by the coding sequence ATGGATCGGGAGAAACAGCAGTTAAGTATTGAAGCAGCAAGGCTTTATTATTTATCTGATTACAGCCAGCAGGAAATTGCCAAACAACTCGACCTGTCGAGACCTACAGTGTCACGACTGCTTCGATATGCAAAGGAAAAAGGTTACGTCCAAATTACGGTGATGGACCCGTTTGAGGATTTGAACGAGCTATCCTCGCTGCTCAAAGAAAAATACGATCTGTTAGAAGCACATGTTGTGTTCTCGCCAAAGGACGACGATCCAACCATTACGGATTATCTCAGCCAATTTGGTGCGGACTATCTGCAACAGACAGTCAAAGATGGTGATATCGTTGGAGTGAGTTGGGGAACTACAATGTATCAAATGGCACAAAAGATGCAACCTAAACAGGTAAAAGGTGTAGAGGTTGTGCAGCTTAAGGGAGGAGTCAGCCACTCACATGTGAATACATATTCTGCTGAAACCATTCAGCTGTTTGCAAAAGCCTTTCAAACAACACCTCGTTATTTGCCGCTCCCCGTTATTTTTGATAGTGCAGTCGTCAAGGAAATGGTCGAAAAGGACAGACATATCCAACGCATCATTGAAATGGGCAAACAGGCGAATATCGCTGTTTTTACTGTTGGTACAGTAAGAGACGAGGCGCTTTTGTTTAGGCTTGGTTATTTTCGTGAAGAAGAGAAAGCATTGCTCAAACAATCAAGCGTAGGCGATATATGCTCGCGATTTTATGATCAAGACGGACACATTTGCAGTGATGCCATTAACAATCGCACGATCGGTGTAGAGCTTCATGATTTAAGAACAAAAGAACGCTCCATTCTTGTAGCTGGCGGACATCGAAAGGTCGCCTCCATCCATGGTGCTCTTAGAGGAAAGTATGCAAA
- the yidA gene encoding sugar-phosphatase — MYKLIAIDMDGTLLNDHQVVPDAVFEAIQQAKAEGVKIVLCTGRPIGGVNRYLKELQLNQEGDYVIAYNGALVQNSHTNEVVSELTLSYADLKLLYELSRQLDTPMHYFDSAHLYTPNRDISEYTVLESYLTKLPLKYLPVEEANQAMRLPKMMYIDQPERLEKTIQAIPSEVKDKYMMVKSTDYFLEILHPEVSKGNAVRLLAEELGITREEVMAIGDNGNDVSMLEFAGCGVAMANAIDDVKTVADVVTKSNNDAGVAHVLHELVLGK, encoded by the coding sequence ATGTATAAATTAATCGCAATTGATATGGATGGCACGTTATTAAATGATCATCAGGTGGTTCCAGATGCTGTATTTGAAGCCATTCAACAGGCGAAGGCAGAAGGAGTCAAGATTGTTTTATGTACAGGTAGACCAATCGGCGGAGTCAACCGCTATTTAAAAGAGCTTCAGCTCAATCAAGAGGGAGACTATGTGATTGCATATAATGGTGCACTTGTGCAAAATAGCCATACAAACGAAGTCGTGTCAGAGCTGACTTTATCCTACGCTGATTTGAAATTACTGTATGAGCTGAGTCGTCAACTGGATACACCTATGCATTATTTCGATTCAGCTCATTTGTATACACCGAATCGTGATATTAGCGAGTACACAGTGCTTGAATCTTATTTAACAAAATTACCACTTAAATATTTGCCTGTAGAAGAGGCGAATCAAGCGATGAGACTGCCGAAGATGATGTATATTGATCAGCCGGAACGATTGGAAAAAACGATTCAAGCCATTCCTTCCGAGGTGAAGGACAAGTATATGATGGTGAAAAGCACTGATTACTTTCTTGAAATTCTGCATCCTGAAGTGAGCAAAGGAAACGCTGTTCGGCTTCTTGCAGAGGAGCTTGGTATTACTCGTGAAGAAGTGATGGCAATTGGAGACAACGGGAACGATGTGTCGATGCTGGAGTTTGCAGGCTGTGGTGTGGCAATGGCAAATGCTATTGATGATGTAAAAACAGTCGCTGATGTCGTAACAAAATCCAATAATGATGCTGGAGTCGCCCATGTGCTACATGAGCTTGTATTAGGAAAATAA
- a CDS encoding acyltransferase family protein, protein MNSKENRLRYILGLDGLRAIAVLAVIAYHLHIGSASGGFLGVDLFFVISGYLITTILLNKQDLGFQELLPFWMGRIRRLLPAAYVMIFLTVSFCAIAGTNALLSIRGDAFSSFFYVSNWWYIFHQLSYFDSFNAVSPLKNLWSLAIEEQFYMIWPVLLITGLKWIKTRTHLPMITFGLALVSALWMAILYSPDSDPSRIYYGTDTRAFALLIGCSLAFVWPMQRLSSRKLLPVGRRILHIAGFGSLVIFLICVYAADEFDPFLYQGGMLLFCFNAAILIACVCHPACLVGKWLSWKPLVWLGKRSYGIYLWHYPVIVLTTPVIEIGNPSMWRVTLQLIAILLIAEASYRYIEQPIRQLGFKPFFSSWSIWKKDVKQWSVSNKVFLGVAAALLILFTIGMSSSSHTSPQAKEVTKMKTEPKKAVDHKETKAKQKKEKQQKKATNQKQFHQILAIGDSVMLDIAPNLEKTYQQITIDARVGRQIKEAIRIAPQYASFNRADAAVIIELGTNGFFTEETLKSFIQHFAKAHIFLVNTRVPRTWEDDVNAVMQRVAEQDSNITLIDWHSAATGKPAYFQSDGVHLSTSGSDTLTQLITTSIKQKGDVSSS, encoded by the coding sequence ATGAACAGCAAGGAAAATCGTTTACGTTATATATTAGGATTAGATGGGTTGAGAGCAATCGCCGTATTGGCGGTCATTGCCTATCACTTACATATTGGTTCTGCAAGCGGAGGGTTTCTTGGGGTTGATTTGTTTTTTGTGATTTCTGGTTATTTAATTACGACGATCTTGTTAAATAAACAAGATTTAGGCTTTCAAGAGCTTTTGCCATTTTGGATGGGCCGAATCAGAAGGCTTCTTCCAGCTGCCTATGTGATGATCTTTTTAACTGTCAGCTTTTGTGCCATCGCAGGTACAAACGCATTATTGTCCATCCGAGGCGATGCTTTTTCGTCCTTTTTTTATGTCAGTAACTGGTGGTATATTTTTCATCAGTTGTCTTACTTCGATAGCTTCAATGCCGTTTCTCCACTAAAAAATTTGTGGTCTTTGGCGATTGAAGAACAATTTTATATGATATGGCCGGTGCTATTGATTACTGGACTTAAGTGGATTAAAACTCGCACTCATCTCCCAATGATCACGTTTGGACTGGCGCTAGTCTCCGCCTTATGGATGGCGATTCTCTATTCACCTGACTCTGATCCAAGCAGGATTTATTACGGAACAGATACACGTGCATTTGCGCTTTTGATTGGGTGCAGTCTTGCATTTGTATGGCCAATGCAAAGACTTTCAAGCAGAAAATTACTTCCTGTCGGCAGACGTATATTACATATAGCCGGATTTGGTTCGCTAGTGATTTTCTTAATCTGTGTTTATGCAGCAGACGAATTTGATCCCTTTCTGTATCAAGGCGGTATGCTTTTGTTCTGCTTCAATGCCGCTATCTTAATTGCATGCGTTTGCCACCCTGCATGTCTCGTTGGGAAATGGTTGTCCTGGAAACCGCTCGTCTGGCTCGGAAAGCGGTCCTATGGTATCTATTTGTGGCATTATCCAGTAATCGTATTGACCACACCTGTCATTGAAATTGGTAATCCTTCTATGTGGCGTGTCACATTGCAACTCATCGCTATTTTACTTATAGCAGAAGCTTCCTATCGTTACATTGAACAGCCGATTCGTCAGCTTGGCTTCAAACCATTTTTTTCCTCTTGGTCTATTTGGAAAAAGGACGTCAAACAATGGTCCGTCTCCAATAAAGTCTTCCTTGGGGTTGCAGCGGCTCTTTTGATTTTGTTTACAATTGGCATGTCAAGCTCGTCTCACACATCCCCGCAAGCCAAAGAAGTGACGAAAATGAAGACCGAACCAAAAAAAGCAGTAGATCACAAAGAAACAAAAGCGAAGCAAAAGAAAGAAAAACAGCAGAAAAAAGCGACCAATCAAAAACAATTTCATCAAATTCTCGCCATTGGCGATTCTGTCATGTTAGATATTGCCCCAAACCTTGAAAAGACTTATCAACAAATTACCATTGATGCAAGGGTTGGAAGACAAATAAAAGAAGCCATTCGTATCGCACCACAATACGCCTCGTTTAACCGAGCTGATGCAGCCGTAATTATTGAGCTTGGCACTAATGGTTTTTTCACAGAGGAGACATTGAAATCCTTTATTCAACACTTTGCGAAAGCACACATATTCCTTGTGAACACGAGAGTTCCCAGAACGTGGGAAGATGATGTCAATGCAGTCATGCAGCGAGTGGCTGAACAAGACAGTAACATTACGTTGATTGATTGGCACTCAGCTGCTACAGGGAAGCCAGCGTATTTTCAGTCAGATGGTGTCCACCTCTCAACAAGTGGATCCGATACTTTGACACAGCTCATTACAACTAGCATCAAGCAAAAAGGGGACGTGTCTTCATCATAA